Proteins from a single region of Argopecten irradians isolate NY chromosome 7, Ai_NY, whole genome shotgun sequence:
- the LOC138327257 gene encoding ficolin-2-like — MNVSATKETSQMSKVRRVFGVEPTHLGLEEKTSRHGVRNRLMFAMKCHEEKECLSFSYTKLEERCVNYDKLLLGGIATNVSDSSVLFSKIHLNAMAIHDGLAFCTFDRDVSVWAPGIGCAANYNGAWWYNDCFMANLNGKYMTADGTEQRSSMNWEHFPRDEIVYLPLKKSKMMIQ, encoded by the exons ATGAATGTTTCTGCTACAAAAGAAACAAGTCAAATGAGCAAGGTCCGAAGAGTATTCGGCGTAGAACCGACACATTTAGGATTAGAAGAAAAAACGTCTCGACACGGAGTACGAAATCGTCTAATGTTTGCAATGAAATGTCATGAGGAAAAGGAGTGCTTGTCGTTCTCGTACACGAAACTCGAAGAGAGATGTGTCAACTACGATAAATTATTGCTTGGAGGAATTGCCACCAATGTGTCAGATTCGAGTGTGCTATTCTCCAAGATTCACC TTAATGCGATGGCTATTCATGACGGTTTAGCTTTCTGCACCTTCGACCGAGACGTCAGTGTTTGGGCTCCAGGGATTGGATGTGCCGCAAATTACAATGGTGCTTGGTGGTACAACGATTGCTTCATGGCTAACCTCAATGGCAAATACATGACAGCTGATGGGACAGAACAAAGGTCATCGATGAACTGGGAACATTTCCCTCGTGATGAAATCGTATATTTGCCTCTAAAGAAATCAAAGATGATGATCCAATAG